Genomic segment of Agrobacterium larrymoorei:
TTCAGATCGGAGATAAGCTGGAAAGCGGTCAGCTTTTGCAGAATGGCGATAGAGTCACCATTCTGCTCGCTGAACCCGGCGCAGGTAAAACTGAACTCATGAAGTCGCTTGCCGCGCATTTTGGCGTACAACGTATTCGCGCCAGTCAGTTCCGGCACAAAACCAAATTCGAAGATAATACTGTTCTAATAATCGACGGTGTTGATGAGGTCGCCAAGATCGACCAGTCCGCTGTTGACCAGTTGATTATCAAGGCGGAAGAACTGAACCCTGATAGAGTATTTTTTGCCAGTAGGTCAGCGCAGTGGGAAAACGCACGGACGATGGCTGTTAAGCAAGTTTTCGGCGTCGAGCCGCGAATAGCGTATTTGAAGCCCCTAAACCAAGATGAACAGCTCAAACTATTCGAAACCTACAAACCGGATCATAGCTACGAGAAATTCAAAGATGGCTTAGCCAGTCTGGATATTGGCCCTTTGCTCGGCAACCCTCAAATGCTGAAGATATTCGCAGACGCCTACACGCAGAATGGTGGAAATTTCGGAACAAAGCGCAAGGTATTTGCAGACGCTATCAATCAGCTTGCGAGTGAAAATAATGAGGAAATCATTAAAGCGGATAGGACGCCCACTCCACAGCTGGTAGCACATGCGGAAGAACTATTTTCCAAACTGCTTTTGAGCGGTGCGTCCGGTATCAGTTTGACGGAACGAAACGCCGACCGTGACTTCCCATCTGTTTCAGCATTATTGGGCACAGGTAGAAGTGGCTATGAAGCCGCGCATACCGGATTGTTCAAGCCAGCTGACTCAGAGGATCAGCATGAGCCAATTCACCGCATCATCGCCGAACATGCTGCTGCACGGTATCTAACGCGACGCATTGAAGCCCCATCAGATCGGCTTTCACTTAAGCGCCTAATGTCGGTGATCGCACCCAACGATGTAGCGCGTGATGAACTTCGTGGACTGCTGGCATGGATGGCCACAGAAGGCGGAGTTTCGGTCGAACGTGCCGTGATCGACATTGATCCATACGCCATCATCTCAAACGGTGACCCATCTTTCCTTTCGGCGTCATCTAAGTCCTACCTGCTTAAAAAGCTTGCTGAGGTGGCCGAAATCAATCCCCATTTCAGGGGATCTGACGTGTGGCGCGAGTTCAGCGCGAACGGCTTCTTTACCGAAGATGTTGTTGCTGACGTCGAAAAAATTCTGGAGGAAACGCCGACATCTGACGGATTAAGTTCTTTGTTGTTGGAACTTCTGAGAGGAACAACTGCGGCAGAGAAGTTAACCGATCTTTTGACGACGCTTTTGCTCGATAGAAGCCAGGATATATACCAGCGCACACGCGCACTGCGCGTGCTTTCGGAAAATTCGAATTTTGAAACCGTTAGGACGTTTGAAGCTCTGCTAGCGGAAGAATCGCATCAAGCAGTGGAACTTGCCTCTGAACTTTTCGAGGCTAGTTATACAAATCACCTTTCTTTGAATGATGGACATCGATTATTTTATTCAATTGCAGAAAACTGCTTTCAGACCGATCCCGACACATATGATGAAGAAACGTCCCGATATTTCCTCATATCACTCATCAGTATATTTGATGCGGGGGCATTGATTTCGCTAATTGATACTTTAAGCGATGGCCTGACATGCGACTGCGATAAAAATGAGCTTCATAATTGTTATTGCCGTTACGGTCGAAGCTATTTGATCGGAAAGTTGTTGGACCGCCTATTCGAAATTGGCGTGCAGGAACCAAACGCGGAACAGCTTTGGCGTTGGCTTCAAAATGTTCGATATAGATATGGACGCTCCGGGAGCGATAGCCGGGCGGTTTTGGAGTTGCAGGCCAATGACGAACTTCGTCAAGCCGTACATCGGCTTGCTTTCCAAGAACTGGATGACCGAGATTTAATATTTGATCTAAAATTCAGTATGTTCTCCGGTCCCGGTCACTCAGGCCTCTCATTTAAAAAGGCTGACCTTGAGGCGCTTACTGACTTTGCCTTCGAACATGACAACGATCTTCTTTGGTCGTATTTCATTGAACACCATCGCCGGTACGAGAAGGTAAATTTCCAAAATACTTATCGCGCCCATATGCGGAAACAGGCGTTGGAAAAACCGGCCTTCTTAAGACAATGGACGCTAGCGCACAGGGCAATGAATGAGCACTCCGCTCAATCAAAACCGTGCTTATTGCGGCGGTCCGCGATGATACGTAAGCGAGATCGGAGACAAGATGAAATCCGTAGAAAAGATCAGGAACATTTTGACGAAAACCGCGCTCAGATCGAATCAGGACGCCATTGGGGATGGCTCAAAGAAATAGGGCGAAATTACCTATTCGGCAAAATAGATCGCTTGCCCGAAATGGGTGACGACGAGTTTCATATCCGAGCACTCTGCAACAGCTTTGATTTCTTAAAGCCGGACATCCCTCCGTTGGAAAAAATAGCCATCGAACGTGGCACTTTCAAAATAGTTACTGTTGCTTATGCTGCATGCCTTGCACACTATCGCAAGAATGGAACACTACGCGGGATTGACCGATCAATCCTTCAGGCAGTTAGAACGGACGCTGACGTATCTTATAGCGGTGGTAATAAAGACGATATCCCGGCCTTCCGTAATGAGCTAGAGAGAGAAATCTGGGCCACCGCCGATGACGCTGAAAACTTCGCCCGCCGCTACGTCGAACCTCAGATTGCCAGCACTGAGCTAGAGCACTCCAAAATCTATTGGATTCTGCACAAACCGCAATTCGAGCCTATACGTGATAAGCTATGTTTAGAGTGGATTCAGCGCTACCCGCATATGCATCTGAACACGATGAAAAGCCTATTCGACTTCGTCTCGATCAGCTGTGATAACAGTTGGCTCGAAACGTATGTTGATGAACGTCTCGCTGATCTCGATAACGCAAGCGGCACCGACAAGCAGAGCGAACGCTGGACAATTGCCCATGACTTCTGGCGTCTTCGAAAATTCTTTATCTGTGAAATGCCTGATGAAGCCACCCTCAATTGGCTATCAGAGAGTAAAGAAAGACTTTTGGCGTTGGAAACCGTCGCAAGTCGGTTAAATCGCGATGAGCATTCTGGTTGGAAGGAACTCTCGGCAAAAAAGGTTGAGATCATTTTAACCACGTTCATTGATCTGTGGCCCAAGGTTCACCTTCCAAACCACTGGGGCACCGGCGATCCTCCAGAGCAAACGGCCTATCGATTCCTAACGGACATCGTGTGGGCTATCGGTCGTGATAAGCCGATGCATTCAATCCCTGTGCTCAACAACCTTCTTGCTGATACGCGCTTTGCCGATTTCACAATCTCCCTGAAGGCAACCAAGGCAAGTGCGTTGAAAAAGCAAGCGTTAGAGGGTTTCGAACCTCCCACGCCGGAAGATGTCACACAAATGCTCGACAATCAGAAGATTGCTTCTGTTGAGGATATGAGAGCGTTACTGATAGAAATATTTGAAGAAATTCAAGACTGGTTGAATGGTTCAGAAACTGATCCGGTGAATCTGTTCTACGACAAACAGAGTGATGGCACGTTCATCCGAAAGGATGAAAACGGCACGACAAAAATCATTGCTGACCGCCTCAAGCAGCGCTGCGAAACGTTGGGCTTGAACGTGGCCATTGAGCTGCATCAACGCGACAGCAATCGCACGGATATCGGCATTCTCTGCAATATTGCCGGGCAAAACGCTTTGCTGGTAATCGAAGCGAAAGGGCAATGGCACAGAGAACTCTACACAGCAGCAGCAGAGCAATTGGACGCACGCTATTCAATTCATCCAAGCGCTGCCCGACAGGGTATCTATCTGGTTTACTGGTTTGGAGCTGAGACCGACGTTGCAGGCGTAAAAAAGCATGACATTAAGTCTGCAAGGGAGCTTCGACAGAAGCTTCTGGACAATATGCCTAGCGAGTTGAAGGCTCGAATCAATGTCGTTGTTATCGACTTGGCCCGATAACTCTTAGCTCTCGCGCCGACCTCAGAAACTGCAGGGTTATAAGGATGTGGCCACTATTTAAGAGAAATTCCTAAGCAGTCATCTTTGCACCGCGAATTGCCTTACACAAGCAATTGACACCCAGAATGACACCCAAACGAGATACATCACAAAGCGCCGATAAGCATCCACACCATAAAATCTTGATATTATTGAAGAAAAATGGTGCCCGAAGGCGGATTTGAACCACCGACACGCGGATTTTCAATCCGCTGCTCTACCAACTGAGCTATTCGGGCACTACAGGCTCTGGTGAACCTTTGCTTTTTCAAGCGCCGGAGTGTTTGCCGCCCCGGAAGTGAGCGGGGTTATAGCATCTTGTTCGGCCATGGCAAGCGCCCAAAACAACTTTTTTGACAGTTTTTTAGAAGCGCCTGTGGATCGTCGTTCGATGCCCCAAAGATGAAAGGGTGGGACTTGTGAAAGCCCCACAGTTCCAACCCTGCCACTCTGAGGAAGGATGAATGTGCCCGCTTATTTCGAACCTGCGGAGACGCCCAACGCGAATGGCACGGCGGCCACCAGCAGGGCCATGACTGGAGAGGATGCGAAAATTCGGCCTGCCAGCGAGGTTACCGCAATGGAGCGGATCATGGGTAGCCAGGCTGCGAGTTCTTCGTTTTTATGTTTGGGATGCGGCTTCTTGCCGCTAAGCTTCTCCACCTGTCTGCGTAGCGCTTCGAGATCGGTGCGCAGATCGTCAATCTGTCGCTGAATGGAGCGGTTTGCGCTCGTGGATATTCCTCGCCGCGCCGGAGTGGCGTCAGATGCCGTGTTCAACTCGGGATCGGCGCGCTCCTCGTCCAGTTGCGCCAACTCGTCTTCCAGATCGGATGGCTTTTCAAAACCGTGGGATCGTGCGGGCGCCTTCATGTAATGCTCCTCTGAAATACAGCGTTTTTGACTGCGATCGCCGCAGTCCGACATCGATAGTTTCCAAACGCGGTAACAGCCAAAAGGATGCAGCTCTTCGCTGAAATGCTGGGATAGTGCCATGGGCCGCCAGCCATTCTTTAAAGACGAACAAAGCCCGCGGGAGTGAAGTTGCCGCGGGCTCTTTTCAGTTATATGAAATCGTAATTCAGCGGAATGAATTACCGAACCGGCTTGAGGGACTGGAGAATGCCGACCAGTTCGTTGTGATGTTTTTCGCCCATTTCCTTGGAGCCCCAATAGGTCACGACCAGCATCTTGCCGTCGCGAGGAGACGCGAAACCGAGGGAGACATCGACGGGGCCGTCTTCGTCCTTGCCGTCGAATTCGAGGCTGCCGAACTTCATGCCGTTGATTTCGACATCGCCGGAGTCGGACTTCGAACTGGCATCGATTTCCACGCCGTTGTCGGTCAGGAACTTGATGGCGTCATCGATGACCTTGTCCATGGTCTTGTCGTTTGCGACATCGATGGAGAAGTATATGGCGGTATCGGGAGACGTGGCGTCAATGCCGGATTCGGTTTCCTTCGGGCCCCAGTCATCGGGAATCTTGACCGATGCGATTGGCGCTTCGCTGGGGAATTTCAGCGTTTCAGCCTGCGCGAAAAATGGCGCGAGAACAATGGCTGCCGCTAGGATGGTTCTTTTCATGAGAAGTCCTCTGGGTCGAGGCGCGAAACGGGAATGACGACAGGGCCTCACCTGTTGCCTGACCGCATATAGAGGGAAATCCGCTGCTGAGTCATTAGAATAACATCGAAGTAACGGATAAATATAGAAGCAGAGTTAATTTGCAGGACGCGTCCTAACGCTATGTAATAGCGCCATATTATACATCGATAAAACAATTAAAAATTGTCGCATAAAGCAAAACAGGCCCCGAAGGGCCTGTCTGTGGTTGAGTGATGGCAGATCAGGCCGCTTTGGCAGCGTCCGCATAGGGATCGAAACGGCTGTAGAACGTCTCGCCCTTTGCGGCCAGATCCTTCAGCAGCGGGGTTGGCGCAAAGCGCGAGCCGTATTCGCTTTCGAGCTTTTGCGCCAGCGCCACGAAGTTGGCGACGCCCATGCCATCGATATAAGAGAGGGCACCGCCCGTGTAAGGCGCGAAGCCGAAGCCGAGGATGGAGCCGACATCGGCCTCACGCGGATCGGTGACGATGCCTTCTTCCACCGTGCGGGCCGCTTCCAGAGCGACGGTGACGAGGAAGCGCTGCTTCAACACGTCCATGTCCAAATCTTCCGGCTTCTTCTGCGCATAGAGGTCTTTCAGGCCGGGCCAGAGAGACTTCTTGGCAGGCTTTGCCGGGTAGTCATAGAAGCCCTTGGCGTTCTTGCGACCGAAGCGTCCCTCGTCTTCCACCAGCTTCTTGACCAGTTCCATATGGCGCGGGTCGACCGCCTTGTCGCCGAGATCGGCAGCGGTGGCCTTCAGGATCTTGTAGGAGAGGTCGATGGCGACTTCATCGTTCAGCGCCAGCGGGCCGACCGGCATGCCTGCGAACTTCGCGGCATTTTCGATCATGGCTGCGGGAACGCCTTCGATCAGCATTTCATAGCTTTCGGCCATGTAGCGCAGCACGCAGCGGTTGACGAAGAAGCCGCGGGTGTCGTTGACGACGATCGGGGTCTTCTTGATCTTGGCGACATAATCCAGCGCCACGGCCAGAGCCTTGTCGCCGGTTTCCTTGCCGAGGATGACTTCCGTCAGCATCATCTTTTCGACCGGCGAGAAGAAGTGGATGCCGATGAAATCCGCTGGACGCTTGGAGTTCTTTGCAAGCCCGGTGATCGGCAGCGTCGAGGTGTTGGAGGCGAAGATTGCGCCTTCCGGCAGCACGGCCTCCACGGCCTCGATAACGGCCTTCTTCACGTCACGGTCTTCGAACACGGCCTCGATGACGAGGTTCGCGGTCTTTAGCGATGCGTAATCGGAGCTTGGCGTGATGCGGGCGAGAATGGCGGCGGCCTCTTCCTGCGTCATGCGGCCCTTGCCGACCGAATCCTTCACCAGACCTTCGCAGGTGGCCTTGCCCTTGGCGGCGGCTTCGTCGTCACGGTCGATGAGCGTGACCTCGAGACCGGCAACGGCGGTGACGTAAGCAATCGATGCGCCCATGAAGCCAGCGCCGACGACGCCGACATGCTGGAGGTCGCTCTTCGGCTGACCGGCGGGACGGCGCGCGCCCTTGCCCAGTTCCTGCATGGAGATGAACAGCGAGCGGATCATCGCGAATGCTTCCTTCGAGCGGAGAATTTCCGTGAAGTAGCGCTGCTCGACCTTCAACGCCGTATCGAAGGGCAGTTGCAGGCCTTCATAAACGCATTTGAGGATGGCGAGAGCAGCCGGGTAGTTGCCAGCACTTTCGCGGCGCAAAATGGCGGGCGCGGCAGGCCAGAGCTGGGCTGCGGCTGGCGTCCAGATGCCGCCGCCGGGGGCCTTGAAGCCCTTTTCATCCCATGGAGCAACGGGCTTCAACCCATCCTTGATCATCTGCTTTGCGGCTGGGATCAGCTGATCCGGCTCCACGACCTGATGGACGAGGTTCATGGCCTTGGCCCGCTGCGCTGTC
This window contains:
- a CDS encoding FAD-dependent oxidoreductase produces the protein MSTYTNFTVETDTDGVALVTWDMPEKSMNVFTAEVLEELDAIVDATVADAAVKGVVFTSGKSTFSGGADLSMIKSMFSFYHEEKEKNPDEAAQKLFDLVGKMNWLYRKIETNGKPWVSAINGTCMGGALELSLACHGRVASNAKSVKMALPEVKVGIFPGAGGTQRVPRLTDAQSALQMMTTGQTLTAQRAKAMNLVHQVVEPDQLIPAAKQMIKDGLKPVAPWDEKGFKAPGGGIWTPAAAQLWPAAPAILRRESAGNYPAALAILKCVYEGLQLPFDTALKVEQRYFTEILRSKEAFAMIRSLFISMQELGKGARRPAGQPKSDLQHVGVVGAGFMGASIAYVTAVAGLEVTLIDRDDEAAAKGKATCEGLVKDSVGKGRMTQEEAAAILARITPSSDYASLKTANLVIEAVFEDRDVKKAVIEAVEAVLPEGAIFASNTSTLPITGLAKNSKRPADFIGIHFFSPVEKMMLTEVILGKETGDKALAVALDYVAKIKKTPIVVNDTRGFFVNRCVLRYMAESYEMLIEGVPAAMIENAAKFAGMPVGPLALNDEVAIDLSYKILKATAADLGDKAVDPRHMELVKKLVEDEGRFGRKNAKGFYDYPAKPAKKSLWPGLKDLYAQKKPEDLDMDVLKQRFLVTVALEAARTVEEGIVTDPREADVGSILGFGFAPYTGGALSYIDGMGVANFVALAQKLESEYGSRFAPTPLLKDLAAKGETFYSRFDPYADAAKAA